The segment gcaGATGATGCACAAtcatcagccacaacattaaaaccatctGACTAATATTCGGTTGGCCTCCCTCAGGATTTGAAAGGGGGTTCTTTGGTGTCTCATACTAAGATATCCATAGAAATTCCTTTGAATTATGCTTGCTGGCTAATGGGACCTCCATAAATATGGTCTGTTAAAGGGGACTTTTGGTTTGGAAAATGATCACTGAGTTTAACTAGATGAGGTGTTTCGATTCCTATTCAAGACTAATTTGTTCATTTACaagtcttatttttatttattttcatcagctTAGTTGgtgaaaacaagtaaaaagataacaaaaaaaatatttggctgCTCTCCTTCCAGTTGATAACTACTGATTCCATtaattttaactgaaaaatCACCAAGCAAAAAAGCTGACTGACAACCGTTATAAACATTAAAACTAGCACTAGCATTCCACAGTATGTGGGTCGGTCACAATAACAGTAACTTTATACATTATACAGTTAGCTAGGGTTCTAGCACAGACAGCAAAAAATGTTAACAATTTAGCCCTTTTAACAAATGggcttttgtttgctttctggGATATCACAACTGTTCTAACACTAACATCTTGGCTACTATAGACATGTAGTGGTACAATGCAGCATTCCAAGAAAATCTGGTATGTCCGCAAAGTTTCTCAGTTACAGCAGCAAAGCACATGTGCTTTTATAGAACATTACATGTATTGCCTTTACTAAATGTCTTGCTAGATGCTGTTtgccttttaatattttaaacatgttttcttacAATGACcacttttaaagcaacactactgagctttggcagattttcacatgCCCCCTTATGAAGACTAATtaagcatctgtcttgcattctatctcttctctgagctctctccagccagtaaaagtcagtccgatgttgactcatgtcttatttcttgctttatctttgtctgtctttctttcccTGCTTTCTCCTCTTGCGTCTCTTTGCTCAATCAGCCATGGTATGTGCTCAAAGCAGCTAGAGTATTGATATCTAGTTGCTGAAGTGTGTCATGGTTCTATTAAGCGAAATCCAGTGTAATGTGAGATTCTGGGAAAAAGGCTATGAAGTGTGGcttctcagcctcgggacacTGCAGGGCAAAAACGGCTCCAGTAATGTACTTAAAACCGGGGTTATTTTGGAATTTTTGACTGAAATTACTTAACAtcaatgtttgttttacagaaGCTACATTCATTTGACAAACACATCTCAGGCCTTGCGGTGGACTGGATTCGGAACAGTGTATATTGGACAAATGGAGAAAAAGGGGAAATCAAGAGAATGGATACAAATGGGAAAAATGAGAGAACACTCTTAAGACACTTAACCCAACCAAGTTACATAAGTGTTGACCCCACTGTCAGGTActccaaaatgtttttataatgatgctacttttttaaatgctcgacacattttaaaagtaagagTTGATTCATATTTTAGAACTGAAGTGGGATAAAAGATTCTTAAACAGATTTTCAGATCTTCAGTTTTGAGTATGACTATTGCATAAATGCTTTCTCTTTCCAAAAAAAGGACTGTAAATCTCTTTCCATCAAGCGTGGCTGGCACATAGATGCGAAATGACAGACTTACTCTCACATGCCACATGCTTCTCTGATCAAAGATAGTGACTGTTGTTTTTAACTAGGCACTTTTTGCTGAAATGTCACTGAATTTAGGTTTAGtcattgttaaatgttaaacaacTACATTCTGTCTATGATTTTTAAGAGCTTCTCTTCTCTTTATagctttatttattgtaaaatatgACTTAATGCAAAAATGATTATGAAGCTCCTGATTCATGGTCTTGTTTGCATTTATATAAGAACAACTTCAAACAAGGAGAAGCTATTTTCTTAAGTACACTATTTTATAACAAACAGTAATAAAGCCAACTTATAAAAGAAAGTGTAAAGACTTCTCTTTTAGTTCAAAACTAATATtttgcaggtttttattttggctgtCTGGCGAGATGACTTCAAGTGTTCAACGTTCTGATGTCATGGGTCAGATGAAAACAACACTAATTAAAATATCCAAACAACTCAGAGCACTGTCGATTGACCGACAAGACAAAAGGCTGTTCTGGGTTCAGTTTGGTCTGCAAGGAGAAAGTGCCATCGCTTCTTGTGACTACAATGGAAATACCTTGCACATCATTGATCAGCCACTCCGGTAAACAAGGATTTTGTATTCTGATTAATTTCTTTGAAACTTTGAAATTCACATTTACTTGAAAGCTACAATCCAATGGTGCAATGTGAACAAAAATCTTTACCCTCCCTCTTGGTGACTTTCATGTGGTAGCTGATTGGTGCAGTATTTCAGGTACAGTTATGTGAGCTGCTATGCCGATAATAGGAAtggacttaattttttttttttttcgtttgaCAGCTCTCAATCACTTGGAATATCAGTGTTCCTGGAGCACCTCTATTACACTGATGCAGCATCTCGGGTTATGAAACGAGTTAACAAATACACTGGTGGAAAGCCGGTGGATGTAAACATTAGGAAAATGGCAAAACCTCCGGTTGATATCAAGGTGGTGCATCCCCTCAACCAACCAATGGAAGACTCATCATCAACCTTTCCAGGTAGATTACAACTGAACTTAATATAAACGTCTCTTTATTTTCCTAACAGTTTACttctaatataaaatatgatgcAGTGGAAGTATTCCAATAATGTAAACGACTGCTAATCTTCCCAAACAGGCTGTGATGAACAGAGTGGGGATTGTGTGAACGTGTGTTCCCGTCTAGCAGATCAAGGGGTTTGCCAGTGCAGCGAAGGCTTTGCTCCAAGTAAACAAGGCAGTTATTGTGAAGGTTGGTGCAGCATCTTCAAGGCAATGtcaacaaattaaataattaaagcaaaatCATGTTTGTTCAGTTTACAAGTGAGGAGCTTATTAAGGagtgcaaaaaaacaaagaaaagccatGACTGAGTGTATAAGGCCAGTGCTGAGTTATCCGCTGCAAACACCAAATATACTATTACTTGAATTAAACGTATTTTAGAAGAACAAATAAACTACATTATGGTATTTGCATCTACtttgaaaggaaaacaaaaaaagcttacATCATTATATTTATCTGTGTGTGGCATAGATGTAAATGAATGTGCCCACTGGAACCATGGCTGCTCTCTTGGTTGTGAAAACATCCCAGGCTCATATTTCTGTACCTGCCCAAAAGGATACGCGCTCCTACCAGACAGGAAAACATGCCAAGGTAAGTTAGAAACATATTCTATCAAAATATTGATTATATAGCTATTTTTAATTGCACTGATTGTTATGTAAGGAGTGCAAATAATTAatgaaacatagaaaaaaaatttgctttattttatgcCATTATTTCACTGTTATAATAACAGTGAAATCACTGGTAGATGGAATTAGATGCATTTACGCTTGACCCACTAAACCCAAACTGTTAACTTAGACATTTCAAGAATAAACACACATATTCTGATTTcaaaacaaccaacaaaatgtTCTTAATCCTCTAAGCTTAAAGAGTTTAGCATCATATTAGTGAATATATAAGAATGCAGCTTTTTTGTTcagtaaacattaaaaataagattCCTAAGAGGTGTGTACACTAAGGCCTAACTATGCATCATCCTTGCACAGTGAAAGAAGAAAGTTATTATTAAAACACTTGTTTTACTCATCAAGTTGTTTTGATCAACATAGTGACAGCAACATTGGTTAATGAGATTAGATCCTCTGTGTTGCTTTTAAATCTGGTATTTGTCTACCAGTCTCTACTTTGACCTTAGAGAACCTATAAAAAGGCTGGGTCATGGACGTCCAGACAAACTACAGATATGTGAGCTCCCAATTGTGTGCTAGGTTACTTGGGTCAAAACAGTGACACTTTGTCACACGCTTAAGGCCCAACAGCACTTTAACTGCTAGGCTGTGGAAAGCAAATGGAAGCAGCAACAACACatattagaagaaaaaaagttattttacattttttttatgtgaatacttatgtactGAGCTttgttaaaaatgataaactagTTTCTTCAATAATGACCAAAAGTATTTTGAACTCTTAAATACACAAACAGCATGTtgcttgtatttatttagctaTTCCATTGCTTCACTTGTACTGCTATGAACAtctcttcctgtttgttttaagGCAGATCTGTTGTCTTCCAGCAGAACAATAGCTCTTCTTTAAGTAAACAGATAACTCAGACAATCTAATCTGTTGGCACAAACATATAGATTGCAGTCATGGAGGcatatttagaaaaaatgtaCTTAAATAAACAACCACAACCTATACTTCTTGTTTCTCTGTGGTCATTTATTATTGTAGGTGTTGCTTTtgccatttaattaaaatacttttaacctaaaaacaaaccaaaatacaTTTGATTTAGAGCCATTCTGTCAAAAGGTGATTTCTCCTGAACCAATGCTGTATTTCCCTAAACTAGTGACTGGCTCATTATAAAAAACACTGCTTCACTCTGCACCACGGCCTGCTCAGCTGTGCTGCACACTCGAAGTGCCAAGTCTTAGCAATGAAATCAGAGCTATCAGAGCATCATTACTGAATTATTCCAtgcatctttctttttcattttattattttatttatttaaaaaaatgctttgaaatAGATTATCAGTtggtatataaacatgtactgTTATATGGGTAATGGATAATTTTATCAGCCAATACTGGCCTGTCTGTTGTATCAATCCAGCTCTAATCCTAATCTCTTCTATTCTTATCTCGCTGGTTTGAAGCCAAGACAATAGAAAAGGTTCATAGACACAATGAGATTAAATGATGAGGTGACATTTGTAGTAGGGAACATATCTTGTCAGCAGCTTTGTCCATCTAAGCTGTTTAGTAGATAACCTTTGCCAAGGTCCAGTAGAGAACAAACATGCGACCAAGTTAACACGCTAGACAATGGAGATGACAGCAGAGATTACAAAGAAGAGGCTACAACTAGGCAGCATGTGGATTCTGTTTTGTTAATAGATGACAACAACAATcctaagaattttttttttgttttttttttgtttggtccCGTTATTACAGTTGCTGCCTTTGCTATCTAACATGTACAAAGTGAATAActgcataacaaaaaaaaataaataaatgaaaaaaaataaaacatctgaattaGAGCTCAACTGATTTAAGATTTGGAGCCAATATACTCAGTTAGAaaattcaaaatattaaaaataactcAACCAATATTCATCTTAACGTCTATGCATTACCTAGTTATTGTGAGCATATAATATTCTTGatatgaattattaaaatgcACTGAGTAGTTGGCAACATGTCCTAAAGCAGAATGTATCAAGAAAGATTGCAAAATGATTCAGTTATATGAGGCAGAGCTTTGGCTACAGCAGTTGGCAGAGGGCAACGGTTCACATCAGACTCTCACTCTGCTTCTGTATTTCTGGCCAATGTTCACTCGTACAGACGATATTATTCTCCTGTGAGCAAACATTACATCATTCTCACTGACTGAGCCTCTCATCACACTTTCTACCTTTTCAATGGGATTAAGTCTGCTTTCTTAAACGGATTGTACCAGGACAAGCTCTAAGAAGCTTGTTGCCCATCCGGATCATCTACACCAGCTAGGCCTAAAAATAacctgaaaatgttttcatcattatgcatcattttcattttgtttgtagtacactcaatgattaattaaaagaaaagtccagcagtttactttacattttctttaatgttttgaagATTCTGACTGACTCAATAATTCATAATTACAGTCTATGAAGATATACTTTCCCTCTTACATTTTCAAAATAGAAATCATACTATGTGAAGGCAGCAATATAAAATGTGGCCATGGATGCCTACAAATGGAAAATGGTGTCGTCTGCATTTGCCCCGAGGGGTCTGTTCTTCAGGAGGATGGACAAGCATGCACTGGTAGGAGTAATACGACATATTTTCttaatattcaaaataaatgctGTTATTAAGTAGAGCGATAAAATGCaattattctaatttaaagtcaTGTTCTCACATGTTGGAGCTTTGACAAACATGCTATTGAAGAAAGCATTCTTTCTTATACTGAATATGTAGATCTTATACATCCCTCTTTGAAAGTGGGTTCATCTTTTAGACAGAGAAACTGATGAGACCTCAAATGCTAGAGAAAATATGTTGAAACTGGCTCTTTCTACGATATCTTAAAATGGCTAATGTAACCAGTAAACTTTTTCTACTTTCCCTGACTGGACATGCAATATCTGCTTTTCACAGCAGAAAGGTTCTGCAGCTACTGACTGAAAACTTAGAAAACTCAGAACTTCATTGGTTCCAATGTACCGAATTGACTTTGATCAGGATAGAAAAAGACGAGGCCCAGAAACCCATGCGATCAGTTCACCCTGCTGCTATATATAAACATCAACTGTTAAAAGTGGTTATTTCTCTCAGCATATGAGTCTACTAAATTCATAATAACTAcaattactattatttatttttctcagcttGATAattaagtgtcttttttttttctttgttttttctctcattttttttttatcaaagacGCCCTCTTGAACCTTACTATATAGCCTCTTTTTGAGGGATGAAAAATTAATCCTAAATCTTGAATATATACCTCTATGAATGGTATATGAATTTAAAATCAATAATAGTTGGATCAAAGAGGTCAAATTGAGGGTAGATAGGCTCAAAATCCTGACCACACTTAGTACAGCACGCTTATAATTTTCACTTTTAGAACTCCCCTTTGGAGTTGAGTATTTTTTCCCCATTcagtttctttaatttcttttaattttatttaatttaattctgaatCAACTTAGAGGACAACAACCTCGATAAGCAGGGGTTTGCTGACTGCATTTGTTTACCAGTTTTAAAGAATGGTTTAGTCAAATGACAGAATTAGatttttaattgtaatttaGAATAAAACTGGATTAACTGGATGCCTGCTTGTAATCAGCAAAGGCTGATCTATGTTAACACTCATTTGTGTGGTTGCAGGTTGCTCATCAGCAGATAAAGGCGGCTGCAGTCAGATCTGTATTCCCATCACTCCTAGTAGGTGGCAGTGTGGCTGCCTGCCTGGCTACCAGCTCCATCAAGATGGCAAACGCTGCATTGCAACTGGTGAGTCAGACTGTGGCAAAGCAGATGGTGGAGGCAGATTAGCCCACATAGAAAAACACTTCCCATCCTTCTAAATCTCCCTGCCGATAAATAGCctattaaaaactattaaaaaatcTACTGTGGTGCAAATACTCATGAACAACTATGTTCTTATTCTTCAGGACCTCCACCCTACCTACTTGTTGCCAATAGAGTAGATGTGAGAAGAATTAACCCTGATGGTACTGAGGATCAAACCTTGGTGAAGGAGCCCAGAGGAACAATCTTAGCTTTGGACTACGACCCTGTCCAGAACCACGTAAAACCCCCTTCACATTTTGTTGATATTAAGCTACATAATTTTATACCAAAAGAAGACTACATCCATATGCTGCTGATGTGTTAAAGTAACCTCAGGTCTCAGATTAcagcatggtttaaatgtaaacatctagtgacatctagtggtaattCACAGTTTTAACTTTGACAGCCGTCCTGCCTAGTGGTTAATAAAGTATggctttttctttgtatttttccactttctttattcttttatacATTTGTAGGTGTACTTTGCAAGCACAAGTCAGAAGACAATTGAGCGAGTCGATCTAAACGGTGGATCACGAAACGTTCTTGTCTCTCATGGTTTGGATTCACCAGAAGGACTGGCAATTGACTGGGTCCATCGCAGGATGTACTGGACAGATAAAAAGTTACTTAACATTTAACTCCTTTACCAAATATTTGCTACTCTTGTTGtatatttatatctatttttCATGTATATCAAAtctaaaaaagcaaaataataaaacatgtcaacattttaAGAATCACTTAATAGAGATGggttttgaaaacattttctttgttaagTGGTAAACTTTCTACTAAGAACAgcttattttccattttacagTCTTTCTACATTTACTTTTGCTCTACAGAAAGTCGACTGTTGACAGCAGCACTCTGACTGGACTGTACAAAGAAACTGTTGTGAGTGAAAGGCTGCAGAAACCACGAGGGATAGCAGTTCATCCTCTGGCAAAGTGAGTCATCTTTTTTCCtacaaatagaaatgaaaactaACTCTAAGTTTTCACATTTGAAACCCATAAATATTTCAAGCTGAAATCAATGGACAGCATGTAGCCTATTTGTGTTTATCAGAAGGCAGATTTAAACTTTTTgacacaaaaacatatttttaatgaaaccaGACAAATCCCAGTGCAGCTATCTGTgaatttgcatgttttccccaGTGTATGAGTgagttctctccgggttctcagGCTTCCTCTCAAATCAAAGACATggatgttaggttaactggtcactctaaattctccttagGAGTGAGAATAAGTGTAATTTgctgtttgtctctctatgttggccctgcaatggactggtgacctgtccagggtgtacgctgtctctcgcctgctaattgctgtgataggctccagctcacccacaACCCTGAGTTGGAATAAGcattatagaaaatggatggatggatagatggatagatgataTATAGATGAcctgtatgtatatgtatatagatGATTAAGTATATAaagataatataaaataataatttgtgaGTTGAtggtttttttccttttcctttttgagGAAGTTATTCTGGACTGACGTAGGGATCCAGCCTATGGTGGAGTGTGCCTCTTTAGATGGGGGAAAACGGGCTGTCATAGCTAGTACCAACCTTGTGTCACCTACCGGCCTGACCATCGATTTCACAGACGATCGACTGTTCTGGTGTGACCAGAAGCAGGGCCTGATTGAAACTGCCGCCTTGGATGGTTCAGATCGACGAATTCTGTTAGAGAACCAAGTAGGTGAGGTTTGTGTGAAAGATACACATGCAAACATAGATAGATGCAGTGAAGTAGTGTAAAAAGCATTATATTATTACTGCAGGCTATGTTAGCATTAAGCTAAGTATAAAAACGGTAAAAGTATAAAGGAAATTAGTCAGTTGAAGCTCTGTGACATGAATGCTGTACCAAGGATGTAAACTTAGGAATGATAGCAAAGTTTTATGTAGGGATGCTCCAATCCAATTTCATATATAAGGCTGATCCAATCAAAGCATTTTTTGACTGGTTTTTTGGGATTACACCTAAACTTCTGATCTGTTTTGCATCAGTCACCATAGCAGTCTTTCCAAGCACCGTAATTACCACATGACTGATTAGCAAATCAATACAGATATGCAGTATGAACACCATTTCTCAATAAATTTTTAAGAGTATACACAGCCTACATTTCCTTCTATGAATAAAACAGTTGAAATTCACCATTACCACTGAATCACTGGGGAAGCAGTGTGTTTCAGAGAAGCATCAATGACAGCCCAGATGTGCTGCCTTTAAAGTTAACTATGGGGGAAAAAAGCTATGtttaaaactgctttttcaTATTACAGGATCATTTAAAGGTcttgtaaaattattaaaagctttCCGTAAATACAGTTTGATTTACACAAATTTGTGTGTGATTACTTTAGATTCTTTAACATAGCATGTAGCATATTTGTGTTTATCAGAAGGCTAAGTTAAGTTAGGCTAAGGCATCCCATGCCTCAGTGCCAATATTTTGATAAGGACATCCCATCAAACATAACATGTGTGCAGTTTGCAGTTGTGTGCTGTAGAAAAAGTAGGGATTTAAACTCAACTTGAAATGACAAAAATCAATActggaaaacaacattttaaaaaagagtgAAACCTTCAGACTTTCCTATAGTCATTGTCCATCGCCATGTGTGTAAATTTCTCATTAGCCAGTGTCTTTGCCTTTACTCAAGCTCAAGTACCTGCCtaggataatttagttaactCAGGTCTTCTTGTCCTCTACTTATTTTCTCAGGTCGTCCTTTTGACCTTGCAGTATTTGAAGACCAGCTCTGGATCTCTGACTGGGAGCACCAGCAGCTGAGGAGCATACACAAGCGGACTGGGAAGAAACTGCAGCGGATCCATGGCAGCATGGTTCAGCCGGCATCCATTGTGGTGGTTCATCCACTCTCTAAACCAGGTACAGAAGAACACCTGTGATTAAATTCTTAAAGTACGCCTTGAAAAAACGAATTAGAGTGGTGTGCTGTCATGATCTCCACGTTAATGATTTCAAAAGACAAGGCAAGAGTACCCTTCTTAAAATCTCTGcaacacttaaaaaaatgtccGAATTCAAGATGTAACACCAAGTACAGAATGTTATTTAAGCCTAATATGATCCATATGCAAGCCAATGACAACAATGATATTTGTAAAACTCCTTCTCAGGGGTAGACGTCTGCCTTCACCTGAATGGAGGCTGTGCTCAGGTGTGTAAAAGCAAGGTGGGATTTGCCCACTGCTCCTGTCTTCCACGTTACATCCTATCAGCTGAtggaaaaaactgttttcctATTGATGGCTTAAATGGAACAACAGGTAAATATATCCTACTCATACTACTGCATACCTCATGAAAtctgaagtaaaacaaaattgtAAATGCTTAACTTTGTTATATCACTTAACAGAATCTGGAGATAGTGAAGCCTCTGATTCAACAGctctcaaaaacaaaaca is part of the Melanotaenia boesemani isolate fMelBoe1 chromosome 7, fMelBoe1.pri, whole genome shotgun sequence genome and harbors:
- the egf gene encoding pro-epidermal growth factor, giving the protein MGLDGKNHRRLVAGVGSSILLDLHFKEERVYWADKRKGVIYRVSVKGAHRQKLHSFDKHISGLAVDWIRNSVYWTNGEKGEIKRMDTNGKNERTLLRHLTQPSYISVDPTVRFLFWLSGEMTSSVQRSDVMGQMKTTLIKISKQLRALSIDRQDKRLFWVQFGLQGESAIASCDYNGNTLHIIDQPLRSQSLGISVFLEHLYYTDAASRVMKRVNKYTGGKPVDVNIRKMAKPPVDIKVVHPLNQPMEDSSSTFPGCDEQSGDCVNVCSRLADQGVCQCSEGFAPSKQGSYCEDVNECAHWNHGCSLGCENIPGSYFCTCPKGYALLPDRKTCQEIILCEGSNIKCGHGCLQMENGVVCICPEGSVLQEDGQACTGCSSADKGGCSQICIPITPSRWQCGCLPGYQLHQDGKRCIATGPPPYLLVANRVDVRRINPDGTEDQTLVKEPRGTILALDYDPVQNHVYFASTSQKTIERVDLNGGSRNVLVSHGLDSPEGLAIDWVHRRMYWTDKKKSTVDSSTLTGLYKETVVSERLQKPRGIAVHPLAKKLFWTDVGIQPMVECASLDGGKRAVIASTNLVSPTGLTIDFTDDRLFWCDQKQGLIETAALDGSDRRILLENQVGRPFDLAVFEDQLWISDWEHQQLRSIHKRTGKKLQRIHGSMVQPASIVVVHPLSKPGVDVCLHLNGGCAQVCKSKVGFAHCSCLPRYILSADGKNCFPIDGLNGTTESGDSEASDSTALKNKTFNDQNPPMTTAGFTAGKEKVDLHSDGANEPTLFTDKMISDQNECYSLRCDVNAQCLLNAGNPTCLCLDGFTGDGQLCLDIDECKLGTHNCDKHAECQNIIGKYICKCLSGYYGNGQKCQELTKPPWVTPRIPVDDTIQHHNNNSAERCPSSHEAYCLYQGVCFYFPEMESYACNCILGYMGERCQFSDLEWLELQQAEKEKRRNVVIAACMVMLISLLSITACVTYCFRTRRIFQKQPSVDNSETDESMSDTTTSSVPRFYMVAESGVEVKLVPPVGCPRRAVCPSCSSETGTSTTSEEPGTLSKHNRGYECSMVSAAAMETTQPNVNNSDPSVKHSNTGNSVNSASFPGCLS